In the Flavobacterium acetivorans genome, one interval contains:
- a CDS encoding PadR family transcriptional regulator, with protein sequence MNIENTKAQMRKGVLEFCILSVLKEKDAYTSEILDTLKNAKLLVVEGTIYPLLTRLKNDGLLNYRWEESTSGPPRKYYGLTEIGQTFLNELNGTWTELSDAVNLITNQKQ encoded by the coding sequence ATGAACATTGAAAACACAAAAGCCCAGATGCGTAAAGGTGTTCTCGAATTTTGCATCTTATCTGTATTGAAAGAAAAAGATGCATACACCTCGGAGATATTAGACACTTTAAAAAACGCAAAATTATTAGTCGTGGAAGGCACTATTTATCCACTATTGACCAGACTTAAAAATGATGGTTTACTAAACTACCGTTGGGAAGAATCAACCTCAGGACCGCCAAGAAAATACTATGGCCTAACCGAAATAGGACAAACCTTTTTAAATGAACTCAATGGCACTTGGACTGAATTGTCAGATGCTGTAAACCTAATAACAAACCAAAAACAATAG
- a CDS encoding DUF4442 domain-containing protein: protein MKLTASRLNKFLLFKLPSAFICGVRVKQIDETQCVVSVKHRWINQNPFNSMYFAVQAMAAELTTGALVMYQIQKSGKKISMLVANNKGNFTKKATGRISFVCNDGHLIEQAIQQTITTGEGQTFWMKSIGTDEKGVQVSEMDFEWSVRVK, encoded by the coding sequence ATGAAACTTACAGCTTCCAGACTGAATAAATTTTTGTTGTTCAAATTACCCTCTGCATTTATATGTGGGGTAAGAGTGAAACAAATTGATGAAACCCAATGTGTAGTTTCGGTAAAACACCGCTGGATCAACCAAAATCCTTTCAATTCGATGTATTTTGCCGTACAAGCCATGGCTGCCGAATTGACAACGGGAGCTTTAGTAATGTACCAAATTCAGAAGAGCGGAAAAAAAATATCAATGTTGGTTGCCAATAATAAAGGGAATTTTACCAAAAAAGCTACAGGAAGAATTTCTTTTGTTTGTAATGATGGGCACTTAATTGAACAAGCCATACAGCAAACCATCACTACAGGGGAAGGACAAACCTTTTGGATGAAATCTATTGGGACAGATGAAAAAGGAGTCCAAGTATCTGAAATGGATTTTGAATGGAGCGTTAGGGTAAAATAA
- a CDS encoding DUF4870 domain-containing protein encodes METTTEKNIATFTHLSALTQYFIPFGNYIFPILIWSSKKDKSEFVDHNGKQVLNFQLSLLLYSLILIIIAVPIFLITLLKNIPFSAIINDNDVIINNFDFENSIGLITVGIIAVLIFFALKVAEFFLIIYASIKTSNGEKYKYPITIPFLK; translated from the coding sequence ATGGAAACAACAACTGAAAAAAACATCGCAACATTTACTCATCTGAGTGCATTAACCCAATATTTTATTCCTTTTGGAAACTATATATTCCCAATACTAATTTGGTCTTCAAAAAAAGACAAATCAGAATTTGTGGATCATAACGGAAAACAGGTTCTTAATTTTCAACTGAGTTTGTTGCTTTACTCTTTGATTCTTATCATCATCGCAGTTCCTATTTTCCTTATCACACTATTAAAAAATATACCATTCAGCGCCATTATAAATGACAATGATGTTATAATTAACAATTTCGATTTCGAAAATAGCATCGGGTTAATCACCGTTGGTATAATAGCCGTTCTTATTTTTTTCGCATTAAAAGTAGCCGAATTTTTCTTAATCATTTATGCCTCCATAAAAACATCTAATGGAGAAAAATACAAATACCCAATCACCATACCGTTCCTAAAATAA